A genomic window from Candidatus Methylomirabilota bacterium includes:
- a CDS encoding tyrosine-type recombinase/integrase — translation EVPVLRAPRTEKAVVEVEADDFIFPSSVGTPQDPKGYLRRFFFPALAKAELRRIRFHDLRHTYVALQIQAGANAKYIQQQVGHASYQFTMDQYGGLYDDQDATAAARLEATVFGTDRKNVVGLLSV, via the coding sequence AGGAGGTCCCGGTCCTGAGAGCGCCCCGGACGGAGAAAGCGGTGGTGGAGGTCGAGGCGGATGATTTCATTTTCCCCTCGAGCGTGGGGACGCCCCAGGATCCGAAAGGCTACCTGCGCCGCTTCTTCTTCCCGGCATTGGCCAAGGCGGAATTGCGGCGGATCCGCTTTCACGATTTGCGCCACACCTATGTGGCGCTCCAGATTCAGGCCGGCGCCAATGCGAAATATATTCAGCAGCAGGTGGGCCACGCCTCCTATCAATTCACCATGGACCAGTACGGCGGCCTGTACGATGATCAGGACGCCACGGCGGCGGCGCGCTTGGAGGCGACCGTGTTCGGGA